The Haemorhous mexicanus isolate bHaeMex1 chromosome 35, bHaeMex1.pri, whole genome shotgun sequence genome window below encodes:
- the LOC132341032 gene encoding LOW QUALITY PROTEIN: plasma membrane calcium-transporting ATPase 3-like (The sequence of the model RefSeq protein was modified relative to this genomic sequence to represent the inferred CDS: inserted 1 base in 1 codon; deleted 1 base in 1 codon), translating into MGDAGGGFGLALPELRALMELRGSEALLRLQRDLGGVPGLCRRLRTSPTDGLSEGPPELERRRRVFGRNWIPPRRPKSFAALVWEALQDVTLVILEVAALVSLGLSFYAPPGAADEACGQASGGAEDEGEAEAGWIEGAAILLSVACVVLVTASNDWSKERQFRGLQSRLEREQRVAVLRGGHLAQVPVADLVVGDVVQVKYGDLLPADGVLIQGNDLKIDESALTGESDHVRKSLDKDPLLLSGTHVMEGSGRMVVTAVGVNSQSGIIFTLLGAAGDDEDEGRDKKGKPQDGAVDAPQPKGKRQDGAVAMEMQPLKSAEGGDTAEGPGTRPRGGPKKEKSVLQAKLTQLAVQIGKAGLAMSAITVIILVLYFVIETFVVQGRPWLAECAPVYVQYWVKFFIIGVTVLVVAVPEGLPLAVTISLAYSVKKMMKDNNLVRHLDACETMGNATAICSDKTGTLTTNRMTVVQAFVGGVPLQPPPXALAPPTLDLLAQAIAINSAYTSKILPPEAPGALPRHVGNKTECALLGLALALGRDPEAERGQVPEEHLVKVFTFNSERKSMSTVTRRPGGGYRLLCKGASEMVLRRCSSMLDAGGAPRALGGAEREELVRRVVEPMAAGGLRTLALAFRDFPGRPEPPWDDEAAVVGELTCIAIVGIEDPVRPEVPEAIRKCQRAGITVRMVTGDNLDTARAIAAKCGILPAGGGGDWLCLEGKDFNRRIRNDRGEVEQERLDKVWPKLRVLARSSPTDKHTLVKGIIDSTIGDQRQVVAVTGDGTNDGPALKKADVGFAMGIAGTDVAKEASDIILTDDNFSSIVKAVMWGRNVYDSIAKFLQFQLTVNVVAVIVAFTGACITQDSPLKAVQMLWVNLIMDTLASLALATEPPTEALLLRRPYGRDHPLVSGTMLRNILGHAAYQLLVIFTLLFAGEVLFDIDSGRAALLHAPPSEHFTIIFNTFVLMQLFNELNARKLHGERNVFEGVCANPIFCAIVLGTFAVQVLIVQFGGKPFSCSPLSAEQWLWCLFVGVGELVWGQVLVCVPGGPQCPGPSGAQWPEGSGRADPELAAAELRRGKVLWVRGLSRIQTQMRVVRAFRSNLGGGPPPLPRPEPPLGMLVGGGGPFGVPPHAELIFGDTRDIPLIDDTDAESEAPPIRAPPPNRNNNHRTPPPPPPGPFCPPPGRLHSLETSL; encoded by the exons ATGGGGGACGCCGGGGGGGGTTTCGGGCTGGCGCTGCCGGAGCTGCGGGCGCTGATGGAGCTCCGGGGCTCCGAGGCGCTCCTGAGGCTGCAGCGGGacctggggggggtcccggggctctGCCGCCGCCTGCGCACCTCCCCCACCGACG ggctgtccgAGGGTCCCCCGGAGCTGGAGCGCCGCCGCCGGGTGTTCGGCCGGAACTGGATCCCCCCGCGGCGCCCCAAGAGCTTCGCGGCGCTGGTGTGGGAGGCCCTGCAGGACGTCACCCTCGTCATCCTCGAGGTGGCCGCGCTCGTGTCCCTCGGGCTGTCCTTCTACGCCCCCCCTGGCGCCGCCGATGAAG cgtGCGGGCAGGCCTCGGGGGGCGCGGAGGACGAGGGCGAGGCGGAGGCCGGCTGGATCGAGGGCGCGGCCATCCTGCTCTCGGTGGCCTGCGTGGTGCTGGTGACGGCGTCCAACGACTGGAGCAAGGAGCGCCAGTTCCGGGGGCTGCAGAGCCGCCTGGAGCGCGAGCAGCGCGTGGCCGTCCTGCGCgggggacacctggcacaggtgcccgTGGCCGACCTGGTGGTGGGGGACGTCGTGCAGGTCAAGTATG gtgACCTCCTGCCGGCCGATGGGGTCCTGATCCAGGGCAACGACCTCAAGATCGACGAGAGCGCCCTGACCGGGGAGAGTGACCACGTGCGCAAGTCCCTGGACAAGGACCCGCTGCTGCTCTCGG GCACCCACGTCATGGAGGGCTCGGGCAGGATGGTGGTGACGGCCGTGGGGGTGAACTCGCAGAGCGGCATCATCTTCACCCTGCTGGGCGCCGCGGGGGACGACGAGGACGAGGGCAGGGACAAGAAAG GGAAACCCCAGGATGGCGCCGTGGACGCCCCACAACCCAAAG GCAAGCGGCAGGATGGGGCGGTGGCCATGGAGATGCAGCCGCTGAAAAGCGCCGAGGGAGGGGACACGGCCGAGGGGCCGGGGACGCGTCCCCGAGGTGGCCCCAAGAAGGAGAAGTCCGTGCTCCAGGCCAAGCTGACCCAGCTGGCCGTGCAGATCGGGAAGGCAG GCCTGGCCATGTCGGCCATCACCGTCATCATCCTCGTGCTCTACTTCGTCATCGAGACCTTCGTGGTGCAGGGCCGGCCTTGGCTGGCCGAGTGCGCCCCGGTCTACGTCCAGTACTGGGTCAAGTTCTTCATCATCGGTGTCACCGTGCTGGTGGTGGCCGTCCCCGAGGGGCTCCCGCTGGCCGTCACCATCTCGCTGGCCTACTCCGTCAAG AAAATGATGAAGGACAACAACCTGGTGCGGCACCTGGACGCCTGCGAGACCATGGGCAACGCCACGGCCATCTGCTCGGACAAGACGGGCACGCTGACCACCAACCGCATGACGGTGGTCCAGGCCTTCGTGGGGGGGGTCCCACTtcagcccccgc ccgccctgGCGCCCCCCACGCTGGACCTGCTGGCCCAGGCCATCGCCATCAACAGCGCCTACACCAGCAAGATACTG CCCCCCGAAGCCCCCGGGGCCCTCCCTCGCCACGTGGGCAACAAGACCGAgtgtgccctgctggggctggcgcTGGCCCTGGGCCGCGACCCCGAGGCCGAGCGGGGC CAGGTGCCCGAGGAGCACCTGGTCAAGGTGTTCACCTTCAACTCGGAGCGCAAATCCATGAGCACGGTGACCCGCCGGCCCGGGGGGGGCTACAGGCTGCTCTGCAAGGGCGCCTCCGAGATGGTGCTGCGCAG gtgcAGCTCGATGCTGGACGCGGGGGGCGCCCCGCGGGCGCTGGGGGGCGCGGAGCGGGAGGAGCTGGTGCGGCGCGTGGTGGAGCCGATGGCGGCGGGGGGGCTGCGGACCCTCGCCCTCGCCTTCCGCGACTTCCCCGGCCGGCCCGAGCCCCCCTGGGACGACGAGGCCGCGGTGGTCGGGGAGCTCACCTGCATCGCCATCGTGGGCATCGAGGACCCCGTGCGGCCCGAG GTGCCCGAGGCCATCCGGAAGTGCCAGCGCGCGGGGATCACGGTGCGGATGGTGACAGGTGACAACCTGGACACGGCGCGCGCCATCGCGGCCAAGTGCGGGATCCTCcccgcggggggcggcggcgactggctgtgcctggagggGAAGGACTTCAACCGGCGCATCCGCAACGACCGCGGCGAG gtGGAGCAGGAGCGCCTGGACAAGGTGTGGCCCAAGCTGAGGGTCCTGGCGCGGTCATCGCCCACCGACAAACACACCCTGGTGAaag GGATCATCGACAGCACCATCGGGGACCAGCGCCAGGTGGTGGCTGTCACCGGCGATGGCACCAACGACGGTCCCGCCCTCAAAAAGGCCGACGTGGGGTTCGCCATG GGCATCGCAGGTACGGACGTGGCCAAGGAGGCCTCGGACATCATCCTGACCGACGACAACTTCTCGAGCATCGTCAAGGCCGTCATGTGGGGCCGCAACGTCTACGACAGCATCGCCAAGTTCCTGCAGTTCCAGCTCACCGTCAACGTGGTGGCTGTCATCGTGGCCTTCACCGGCGCCTGCATcacccag gacTCGCCGCTGAAGGCGGTGCAGATGCTGTGGGTGAACCTGATCATGGACACCTTGGCCTCGCTGGCGCTGGCCACGGAGCCGCCCACGGAGGCGCTGCTGCTGCGCCGGCCCTACGGGCGCGACCACCCGCTGGTGTCGGGCACCATGCTGCGCAACATCCTGGGCCACGCCGCCTACCAGCTGCTGGTCATCTTCACCCTGCTCTTCGCCG gGGAGGTGCTGTTTGACATCGACAGCGGCCGCGCCGCCCTGCTGCACGCGCCGCCCTCGGAGCACTTCACCATCATCTTCAACACCTTCGTGCTGATGCAGCTCTTCAACGAGCTCAACGCGCGCAAGCTGCACGGCGAGAGGAACGTCTTCGAGGGCGTCTGCGCCAACCCCATCTTCTGCGCCATCGTCCTGGGCACCTTCGCCgtgcag gtGCTGATCGTGCAGTTCGGGGGGAAGCCCTTCAGCTGCTCCCCCCTCAGTGCCGAGCAGTGGCTCTGGTGCCTCTTCGTGGGCGTGGGCGAGCTCGTCTGGGGACAG gtgctggtgTGTGTCCCGGGGGGCCCGCAGTGCCCCGGGCCCTCGGGCGCTCAGTGGCCGGAGGGCTCCGGCCGCGCTGACCCCGAGCTGGCCGCGGCCGAGCTGCGCCGGGGGAAGGTGCTGTGGGTCAGGGGCTTGAGCCGCATCCAGACCCAG aTGCGGGTGGTCCGCGCCTTCCGCAgcaatttgggggggggtcctccCCCCCTGCCGCGGCCGGAGCCCCccctggggatgctggtggggggagggggccCTTTCGGGGTGCCCCCCCACGCCGAGCTGATTTTTGGGGACACTCGCGACATCCCCCTGATCGACGACACGGACGCCGAGAGCGAGGCCCCGCCCATCCGCGCCCCCCCCCCAAATCGCAACAACAACCACcggacccctcccccacccccccccggGCCCTTCTGCCCCCCCCCCGGGCGCCTGCACAGCCTCGAGACCTCGCTCTGA
- the LOC132341066 gene encoding red-sensitive opsin, producing MATGVFDGAVFAARRRHDDDDTTRDSIFTYTNSNNTRGPFEGPNYHIAPRWVYNLTSLWMIFVVVASVFTNGLVLVATAKFKKLRHPLNWILVNLAVADLGETVIASTISVVNQIFGYFILGHPMCVIEGYTVSACGITALWSLAIISWERWFVVCKPFGNIKFDGKLAVAGVLFSWIWSCAWTAPPIFGWSRYWPHGLKTSCGPDVFSGSTDPGVQSYMVVLMVTCCFFPLAVIIFCYLQVWLAIRAVAAQQKESESTQKAEKEVSRMVVVMILAYCFCWGPYTIFACFAAANPGYAFHPLTAALPAFFAKSATIYNPIIYVFMNRQFRNCILQLFGKKVDDGSEVSTSRTEVSSVSNSSVSPA from the exons aTGGCGACGGGCGTTTTTGACGGGGCGGTTTTCGCCGCCCGCCGGCGTCACGACGACGACGACACCACGCGCGACAGCATCTTCACCTACACCAACAGCAACAACACGCGCG GTCCCTTCGAGGGCCCCAACTACCACATCGCGCCGCGCTGGGTGTACAACCTGACGTCGCTGTGGATGATCTTCGTGGTGGTCGCCTCGGTGTTCACCAACGGGCTGGTGCTGGTGGCCACGGCCAAGTTCAAGAAGCTGCGGCACCCCCTGAACTGGATCCTGGTCAACCTGGCCGTGGCCGACCTGGGCGAGACGGTCATCGCCAGCACCATCAGCGTGGTCAACCAGATCTTCGGCTACTTCATCCTCGGCCACCCCATGTGCGTCATCGAGGGCTACACCGTCAGCGCCTGCg GCATCACGGCGCTCTGGTCCCTGGCCATCATCTCCTGGGAGCGCTGGTTCGTGGTCTGCAAACCCTTCGGCAACATCAAGTTCGACGGGAAGCTGGCGGTGGCCGGGGTCCTCTTCTCCTGGATCTGGTCCTGCGCCTGGACCGCGCCCCCCATCTTCggctggagcag GTACTGGCCCCATGGGCTGAAGACCTCGTGCGGGCCCGACGTGTTCAGCGGCAGCACGGACCCAGGTGTGCAGTCCTACATGGTGGTGCTGATGGTcacctgctgcttcttcccGCTGGCCGTCATCATCTTCTGCTACCTGCAAGTCTGGCTGGCCATCCGTGCG gtgGCAGCCCAGCAGAAGGAGTCGGAGTCGACGCAGAAGGCGGAGAAGGAGGTGTCACGCATGGTGGTGGTGATGATCCTGGCCTACTGCTTCTGCTGGGGGCCCTACACCATCTTCGCCTGCTTCGCCGCCGCCAACCCCGGCTACGCCTTCCACCCGCTCACCGCCGCCCTGCCCGCCTTCTTCGCCAAGAGCGCCACCATCTACAACCCCATCATCTACGTCTTCATGAACAGACAG tTCCGGAactgcatcctgcagctcttTGGCAAGAAGGTGGACGATGGCTCCGAGGTCTCCACCTCGCGCACCGAGGTGTCCTCGGTGTCCAACTCCTCCGTGTCCCCCGCCTAG